One Coccinella septempunctata chromosome 1, icCocSept1.1, whole genome shotgun sequence DNA window includes the following coding sequences:
- the LOC123315906 gene encoding uncharacterized protein LOC123315906 isoform X1, translated as MENANLKRNRCLSFGPEEKVLIANICAKYKGTLENKKTDHISIHKKNSVWDKITAEVNASNNSGIFRSKDVLRRFYENRKREVRKIAAEEKKELYKTGGGRAFLPKKDECHDIFLSLMNGKTIYGLQCEVGGDVEPDNENTGSNDETVPSYLLEPSTSQTSKIPEIAFAQFETISNQVDDFNNESWKKYVPNDLLTPISERLRVEEVQSVLEEDPSVSGNQENKKRKYDGNNFLNNNYLLIYIILSGVPLDTASRRRPTTVVKALTRTEFGEKYNLLLDKRLHLIKKQEEKIEEEILSIKAAREAKDKLDALEYKIKLEKLKVLQSQNLIQCGTQGASNPSR; from the exons ATGGAAAACGCGAATTTAAAAAGAAATAGATGTTTAAGTTTTGGGCCCGAAGAAAAGGTTCTCATAGCCAATATTTGTGCGAAATACAAGGGAacactggaaaataaaaaaacggACCATATATCTATTCACAAAAAGAACTCGGTTTGGGATAAAATTACCGCGGAAGTAAATGCCTCGAACAACTCAGGCATATTTCGATCCAAAGATGTTCTGAGGCGCTTTTATGAGAATAGGAAGAGGGAGGtgagaaaaattgcagcagaagaaaaaaaagaactttATAAGACTGGTGGTGGTAGGGCATTCCTACCAAAAAAAGATGAATGCCATGACATTTTTCTTTCGTTAATGAATGGCAAAACAATTTACGGTTTACAATGTGAGGTAGGAGGAGATGTAGAACCTGATAATGAAAATACTGGATCA aatgatGAAACTGTGCCTTCCTATTTGCTGGAACCATCAACATCACAGACTTCAAAAATACCGGAGATTGCATTCGCACAGTTCGAAACAATTTCAAATCAAGTCGATGATTTT AACAATGAATCTTGGAAAAAATATGTGCCAAACGATTTATTGACGCCGATCTCTGAGCGTTTAAGAGTTGAAGAGGTTCAGTCGGTTCTGGAAGAAGATCCTTCAGTATCTGGGaatcaagaaaataaaaaaaggaaatatGATGGTAATAATTTtctaaataataattatttattaatatACATCATTCTTTCAGGTGTTCCTTTGGATACAGCATCTAGGAGGAGACCAACTACTGTGGTAAAGGCTCTAACACGTACGGAGTTCGGGGAAAAGTACAACTTGCTCCTTGATAAGAGATTGCATCTTATAAAGAAACAAGAGGAAAAAATCGAGGAagaaattctttcaataaaagcaGCCCGAGAAGCGAAAGATAAACTTGATGCCTtggaatataaaataaaattggagaAACTGAAAGTTCTGCAGTCCCAGAATTTAATCCAGTGTGGAACACAAGGGGCATCTAATCCCTCTCGATAA
- the LOC123315906 gene encoding uncharacterized protein LOC123315906 isoform X2, with product MENANLKRNRCLSFGPEEKVLIANICAKYKGTLENKKTDHISIHKKNSVWDKITAEVNASNNSGIFRSKDVLRRFYENRKREVRKIAAEEKKELYKTGGGRAFLPKKDECHDIFLSLMNGKTIYGLQCEVGGDVEPDNENTGSNDETVPSYLLEPSTSQTSKIPEIAFAQFETISNQVDDFNNESWKKYVPNDLLTPISERLRVEEVQSVLEEDPSVSGNQENKKRKYDGVPLDTASRRRPTTVVKALTRTEFGEKYNLLLDKRLHLIKKQEEKIEEEILSIKAAREAKDKLDALEYKIKLEKLKVLQSQNLIQCGTQGASNPSR from the exons ATGGAAAACGCGAATTTAAAAAGAAATAGATGTTTAAGTTTTGGGCCCGAAGAAAAGGTTCTCATAGCCAATATTTGTGCGAAATACAAGGGAacactggaaaataaaaaaacggACCATATATCTATTCACAAAAAGAACTCGGTTTGGGATAAAATTACCGCGGAAGTAAATGCCTCGAACAACTCAGGCATATTTCGATCCAAAGATGTTCTGAGGCGCTTTTATGAGAATAGGAAGAGGGAGGtgagaaaaattgcagcagaagaaaaaaaagaactttATAAGACTGGTGGTGGTAGGGCATTCCTACCAAAAAAAGATGAATGCCATGACATTTTTCTTTCGTTAATGAATGGCAAAACAATTTACGGTTTACAATGTGAGGTAGGAGGAGATGTAGAACCTGATAATGAAAATACTGGATCA aatgatGAAACTGTGCCTTCCTATTTGCTGGAACCATCAACATCACAGACTTCAAAAATACCGGAGATTGCATTCGCACAGTTCGAAACAATTTCAAATCAAGTCGATGATTTT AACAATGAATCTTGGAAAAAATATGTGCCAAACGATTTATTGACGCCGATCTCTGAGCGTTTAAGAGTTGAAGAGGTTCAGTCGGTTCTGGAAGAAGATCCTTCAGTATCTGGGaatcaagaaaataaaaaaaggaaatatGATG GTGTTCCTTTGGATACAGCATCTAGGAGGAGACCAACTACTGTGGTAAAGGCTCTAACACGTACGGAGTTCGGGGAAAAGTACAACTTGCTCCTTGATAAGAGATTGCATCTTATAAAGAAACAAGAGGAAAAAATCGAGGAagaaattctttcaataaaagcaGCCCGAGAAGCGAAAGATAAACTTGATGCCTtggaatataaaataaaattggagaAACTGAAAGTTCTGCAGTCCCAGAATTTAATCCAGTGTGGAACACAAGGGGCATCTAATCCCTCTCGATAA
- the LOC123306405 gene encoding uncharacterized protein LOC123306405 — protein MDDLEDEILIEDDLDALDIIEFGFPRRFLRRVNYFEEMDNLTFFRRFRLMKETVLFLLPYLENDLEFNNDLNNSVAPINQLLATLRFYASVISFFSSIKSTSNQNTSFLGGEDAEVFRNRKGYFSINVQATCDADLKFLDVVARWPGSANDSTVFNNSRLKRRIENNEFRNGIFLGDSGYPLRNYFLTPLLNPCSPEERLYNEAHIRTRNTIERCFGVWKRRFPVVAYGMRLKLNNVMNVIVATAVLHNIALLQNEELPPPPDDVQVSEWNNLIMMANVPDLPLNNQNDNINAYRSELINSYFFNLIYQQ, from the exons atggatgatttggaagatgagatcTTAATTGAggatgatcttgatgcacttgaCATCATTGAATTTGGATTTCCTAGACGATTTCTCCGAAGAGTAAATTATTTCGAAGAAATGGATAATCTCACTTTTTTTAGAAGATTTCGTTTAATGAAAGAAACAGTGTTGTTTTTGTTGCCATAtctggagaatgatttggaatttaataatgACTT gaataatagtgtTGCACCAATAAACCAATTGCTAGCAAcattgaggttttatgctagt GTGATTAGTTTTTTCTCCTCAATCAAATCTACATCCAATCAAAATACATCGTTTTTAGGAGGAGAAGATGCTGAAGTATTTCGGAACAGGAAGGGATACTTCTCTATAAATGTTCAAGCAACTTGCGATGCTGACTTgaaatttttggatgttgttgCACGATGGCCTGGTTCAGCAAATGATTCCACAGTTTTCAACAATTCAAGATTGAAGAGAAGAATTGAGaataatgaatttcgaaatggaatttttttgg GCGATAGTGGATATCCATTGAGAAATTACTTCTTAACACCTCTTCTAAATCCATGCAGTCCTGAAGAACGTTTATATAACGAAGCACACATTAGAACCCGTAATACTATAGAACGCTGCTTTGGTGTGTGGAAAAGAAGATTCCCAGTTGTGGCATATGGTATGAGGCTGAAGCTGAATAATGTAATGAATGTAATAGTGGCTACTGCAGTTCTACACAACATAGCATTATTGCAAAATGAAGAACTACCTCCGCCACCTGATGATGTTCAAGTTTCAGAATGGAATAATTTGATCATGATGGCAAATGTACCTGATTTGCCTCTCAATAATCAAAATGACAATATCAATGCTTATAGGTCGGAACTAATTAATAGTTactttttcaatttaatttatCAGCAGTAA